A single Atopobiaceae bacterium DNA region contains:
- a CDS encoding GGDEF domain-containing protein, with product MSAYYTMTIVLCLLSMLIMMLVVWSGDAISSLVRHRFIILFGVVALAAVAEWGGVQLEGTGSSTVLVHGLIKATELSCVPMLGPLAAGILGSGTKASKARMRAVCLALAANAALEFLSVPFGLTFVVDAQSVYSHAGFYWVYELACLASMAYLVVASAKVSTMYQGCDNNLLLFIMVLILVGLGAQTLDSSVRVDWICLPMAAMLFYIYYVNIILETDSLTMLLNRRSYDSTITQTDEPLALLIFDVDNFKRINDDYGHAVGDDCLRQVGSLLRGAYAEHGRCYRIGGDEFCVVMRHDLDKVDALSSTFFNSLTDVRKDKDWMPWVSMGKCDYDPATDDIATVIEQADRMMYRFKARYNESLR from the coding sequence ATGTCTGCGTATTACACGATGACGATCGTCCTCTGCCTGCTCTCGATGCTGATCATGATGCTCGTGGTCTGGAGCGGGGACGCCATCTCCTCCCTCGTGCGCCACCGCTTCATCATCCTGTTCGGTGTGGTCGCGCTCGCGGCCGTGGCTGAGTGGGGCGGCGTGCAGCTCGAGGGCACGGGGAGCTCGACGGTCCTCGTCCATGGGCTCATCAAGGCGACGGAGCTCTCGTGCGTCCCCATGCTCGGTCCCCTTGCCGCGGGCATCCTCGGGAGCGGCACGAAGGCGTCGAAGGCGCGCATGAGGGCCGTCTGCCTGGCGCTCGCGGCCAATGCCGCGCTCGAGTTCCTCTCGGTCCCGTTTGGCCTGACGTTCGTCGTGGATGCCCAGAGCGTCTATTCCCATGCCGGATTCTACTGGGTCTATGAGCTCGCCTGTCTTGCGAGCATGGCCTATCTTGTCGTCGCCTCGGCGAAGGTGTCCACCATGTACCAGGGCTGCGACAACAACCTCCTGCTCTTCATCATGGTGCTGATACTGGTGGGGCTTGGCGCCCAGACGCTCGACTCGTCCGTACGGGTCGACTGGATCTGCCTCCCCATGGCAGCGATGCTCTTCTACATCTACTACGTCAACATCATCCTCGAGACCGACTCGCTCACGATGCTGCTCAACCGCCGGAGCTACGACTCCACCATCACCCAGACCGACGAGCCGCTCGCCCTGCTCATCTTCGACGTGGACAACTTCAAGCGGATCAACGACGACTACGGCCATGCCGTGGGCGACGACTGCCTCCGCCAGGTGGGCTCCCTGCTGCGGGGCGCCTATGCCGAGCACGGGCGATGCTATCGCATCGGAGGCGACGAGTTCTGCGTGGTCATGCGTCACGACCTCGACAAGGTCGATGCCCTGAGCTCGACCTTCTTCAACTCCCTCACGGACGTGCGGAAGGACAAGGACTGGATGCCGTGGGTCTCGATGGGTAAGTGCGACTACGACCCTGCCACCGACGACATCGCCACCGTGATCGAGCAGGCCGACCGGATGATGTATCGCTTCAAGGCCCGCTACAACGAGTCGCTCAGGTAG
- a CDS encoding type II toxin-antitoxin system death-on-curing family toxin: protein MSRRRGALSIDEALAIHSFEIERHGGLDGVRDETLLAAAVARPWQTFGGAELYPTIEEKAARLGFEVVTQHPFCDGNKRTGAALVIAFLRGNGIRFKPRADDFYDMIMGVADGSLGYEDLLGFVRESCSS from the coding sequence ATGAGCCGGCGCCGCGGGGCGCTTAGCATCGATGAAGCCCTTGCCATCCATTCGTTCGAGATAGAGCGCCATGGCGGCCTGGATGGGGTCCGCGACGAGACGCTTCTTGCGGCAGCCGTAGCACGACCTTGGCAGACGTTCGGTGGTGCAGAGCTCTACCCGACCATTGAGGAGAAGGCTGCACGTCTCGGCTTTGAGGTTGTGACCCAGCATCCCTTTTGCGATGGCAACAAGCGAACCGGCGCAGCTCTCGTCATTGCTTTCCTTCGAGGGAACGGGATTCGCTTCAAACCACGGGCGGATGACTTCTATGACATGATCATGGGCGTGGCCGATGGCTCCCTGGGGTATGAGGACCTTCTCGGCTTCGTGAGGGAGAGCTGCTCGTCGTAG
- a CDS encoding alpha-amylase — protein MNGTMLQGFSWYLPSDGRHWKRLAKMAPGFTHVGITAVWMPPAYKGQGGKDDVGYGVYDTYDLGEFDQKGTVATKYGTKAELLAAVGALHKAGIEAIGDVVLNHRMGADECEQVEAEEVNPNNREEETSGPETITAWTRFTFPGRHGTYSDFTWDWNCFHGTDYDEATKRSSIWLFQGKHWDDEVTHKENGNFDYLMGDDVDLLYPPVYDELVRWGVWYVETCGLDGVRLDALKHMSREFYLRWLADVRAATKRELFCVGEYWTPDLGDLQAYLGSEEVMSLFDVPLHYKLFMASSSQGSQDLAHIFDGTIVSADPVHAVTFVENHDTQPNQALASTVEGWFKPSAYALILLREAGYPCVFYGDLFGMPNDGGIPAVKELPLLMECRRSFAYGTQRDYLDDADLIGWTRAGDPSQAPADVAKLPGGVAVVLSDRNDGAKHMCVGEGHVGETWRCVIGAEADVTIGEDGCADFDAGPGSLSVYLPAPAADALEHDRILTRRPPASA, from the coding sequence ATGAACGGGACGATGCTCCAGGGTTTCTCGTGGTACCTGCCGAGTGACGGCAGGCACTGGAAGCGGCTGGCCAAGATGGCGCCGGGCTTCACGCACGTCGGCATCACGGCGGTCTGGATGCCCCCTGCCTATAAGGGGCAGGGCGGCAAGGACGACGTGGGCTACGGGGTATATGACACCTATGACCTGGGAGAGTTCGACCAGAAGGGCACCGTCGCCACCAAGTATGGCACCAAGGCGGAGCTCCTGGCGGCCGTAGGTGCCCTCCACAAGGCGGGCATCGAGGCCATCGGCGACGTCGTGCTCAACCATCGCATGGGTGCAGACGAGTGCGAGCAGGTCGAGGCCGAGGAGGTCAACCCCAACAACCGCGAGGAGGAGACGAGCGGCCCCGAGACCATCACGGCCTGGACCAGGTTCACCTTCCCAGGGCGGCATGGCACCTACAGCGACTTCACCTGGGACTGGAACTGCTTCCACGGCACGGACTACGACGAGGCCACCAAGCGGAGCTCGATCTGGCTCTTCCAGGGCAAGCACTGGGACGACGAGGTCACCCACAAGGAGAACGGCAACTTCGACTACCTCATGGGCGACGACGTCGACCTGCTCTATCCGCCCGTCTACGACGAGCTCGTGCGCTGGGGCGTGTGGTATGTCGAGACCTGCGGCCTGGACGGCGTGCGCCTGGATGCCCTGAAGCACATGAGCCGCGAGTTCTACCTGCGCTGGCTCGCGGACGTGCGCGCCGCCACCAAGCGCGAGCTCTTCTGCGTGGGCGAGTACTGGACGCCCGACCTGGGCGACCTCCAGGCCTACCTCGGCTCCGAGGAGGTCATGAGCCTGTTCGACGTGCCGCTTCACTACAAGCTCTTCATGGCCTCGAGCTCGCAGGGTTCGCAGGACCTGGCCCACATCTTCGACGGCACCATCGTGTCGGCCGACCCGGTCCATGCCGTCACCTTCGTCGAGAACCACGACACGCAGCCCAACCAGGCGCTGGCCTCGACCGTCGAGGGCTGGTTCAAGCCTTCGGCCTACGCACTCATACTCCTGCGCGAGGCGGGCTATCCCTGCGTGTTCTATGGTGACCTCTTCGGCATGCCCAACGACGGCGGCATCCCCGCCGTCAAGGAGCTGCCGCTGCTCATGGAGTGCCGCCGCAGCTTCGCCTATGGCACGCAGCGCGACTACCTCGACGATGCCGACCTCATCGGCTGGACGCGTGCTGGCGACCCCTCGCAGGCACCGGCGGACGTGGCCAAGCTCCCAGGCGGCGTGGCCGTGGTGCTGTCCGATCGCAACGACGGCGCCAAGCACATGTGCGTGGGGGAGGGGCACGTGGGCGAGACCTGGCGCTGCGTGATCGGCGCCGAGGCCGACGTGACCATCGGCGAGGACGGCTGTGCCGACTTCGACGCAGGTCCGGGGAGCCTCTCCGTCTACCTGCCCGCGCCTGCGGCCGATGCCCTCGAGCACGACCGCATCCTGACCAGGAGGCCGCCCGCCTCGGCGTGA
- a CDS encoding AzlC family ABC transporter permease: MATYPDTYESARMTAALQAALPVMLGYVAIGIPCGILEDQIGVGPLLAFVVSMTFYSGAGQFMVCNMVLAGQPLLTIAASVSLVSTRQVLYSAAFSPYFSHTRRWLATLFSATVTDESFGVNLGRFAADASWTPAHATLVNLLCMTSWGVSNALGSLVGSVVGVPVAVASFAMTAIFICLAATQPHTPVTAVVMVAAALGVVVCKCAGLAGAGILVGAVVGVAAGLVAGEVGRR; encoded by the coding sequence ATGGCAACCTATCCAGACACATACGAATCCGCCCGCATGACGGCCGCCCTTCAGGCGGCACTGCCTGTCATGCTCGGGTATGTGGCCATCGGCATCCCCTGCGGCATCCTCGAGGACCAGATCGGCGTGGGACCGCTCCTCGCCTTCGTCGTGAGCATGACGTTCTACTCGGGGGCCGGGCAGTTCATGGTCTGCAACATGGTGCTGGCAGGCCAGCCGCTCCTCACCATCGCGGCGTCGGTCAGCCTGGTGAGCACACGCCAGGTGCTCTACTCGGCAGCGTTCTCGCCGTACTTCTCGCATACGCGGCGCTGGCTCGCCACGCTCTTCTCGGCCACCGTGACCGACGAGAGCTTCGGCGTGAACCTCGGGCGCTTCGCCGCCGACGCCTCCTGGACGCCGGCACATGCCACGCTGGTGAACCTCCTCTGCATGACGAGCTGGGGCGTGTCCAACGCGCTGGGCTCGCTCGTGGGGAGCGTCGTGGGCGTGCCTGTGGCGGTGGCGTCGTTCGCGATGACGGCCATCTTCATCTGCCTGGCGGCCACCCAGCCGCACACGCCCGTGACGGCCGTGGTCATGGTCGCCGCGGCGTTGGGCGTCGTGGTGTGCAAGTGCGCGGGCCTGGCCGGTGCCGGCATCCTGGTGGGCGCCGTGGTAGGCGTGGCCGCGGGGCTCGTGGCAGGGGAGGTGGGCAGACGATGA
- a CDS encoding AzlD domain-containing protein: protein MSASELLGLYGCVLVVILACRCVPLLALRGRALSPRVSEALGLIPAAAFAALVANDLLTPGMFDAGLWPAALPLVAAGIVVVVALRTRSLLWCAVVGVVAYMALMAL, encoded by the coding sequence ATGAGCGCATCGGAGCTGCTCGGCCTCTATGGGTGCGTGCTCGTGGTCATCCTGGCATGCCGGTGCGTGCCGCTGCTGGCGCTGCGTGGCCGTGCCCTGTCGCCTCGTGTCAGCGAGGCCCTGGGCCTCATCCCGGCAGCGGCCTTCGCGGCGCTGGTCGCCAACGACCTCCTCACGCCCGGCATGTTCGATGCTGGCCTGTGGCCGGCGGCGCTGCCTCTGGTGGCGGCTGGCATCGTGGTGGTCGTGGCGCTCAGGACGAGGTCGCTGCTGTGGTGTGCCGTGGTGGGCGTGGTCGCCTACATGGCCCTGATGGCGCTGTAG
- a CDS encoding DNA polymerase IV, whose translation MRAIIHSDMNAFYASVEQAEHPELRGRPVIVGGDEQSRHGIVLTASYEAKAAGVTTASTLWQARAACPEAVVVPPHYELYHRYSRLARHIYYDYTDLVEPFGPDEAWLDVTDSAHLFGGDATLVAREISERVRSELGLGVSVGVSWNKVFAKFGSDHDKPNGYLEVLPANAMDVVWPRPVSELIYVGPATTAKLARIGVATIGDLARCDAALVRRCLGKVGGVLQGFARGMDATPVRPLDLASCDVDRAVKSVGNGITMPFDVEDATCARQVVWLMGESVAQRVRALGLEARCVSVSARDAATLAHRSRQCRLARPSNVTSELCGTMARLMDEGWDVADTPVRALSVRASGLVPALTGPVQLDLWGSEEARLKAQALDASIDALRARFGNHAVRRGVELADERLAGLDPERDNTTHPVSFFA comes from the coding sequence ATGCGCGCGATCATCCACAGTGACATGAACGCCTTCTATGCCAGCGTGGAGCAGGCAGAGCACCCCGAGCTCCGGGGTCGTCCCGTCATCGTGGGCGGGGACGAGCAGAGCCGTCACGGCATCGTGCTCACGGCAAGCTACGAGGCCAAGGCCGCGGGCGTCACCACGGCGTCGACCCTGTGGCAGGCGCGTGCCGCCTGTCCCGAGGCCGTCGTGGTGCCGCCCCACTACGAGCTCTACCATCGCTACAGCCGTCTGGCGCGGCACATCTACTATGACTACACGGACCTGGTGGAGCCCTTCGGCCCCGACGAGGCCTGGCTCGACGTCACGGACTCGGCGCACCTGTTCGGGGGCGACGCCACGCTCGTGGCGCGTGAGATCTCGGAGCGGGTGCGCAGCGAGCTCGGCCTTGGGGTCTCGGTGGGGGTCTCGTGGAACAAGGTCTTCGCCAAGTTCGGCTCGGACCATGACAAGCCCAACGGCTACCTCGAGGTCCTCCCGGCAAATGCCATGGACGTGGTCTGGCCGCGTCCGGTGTCCGAGCTCATCTACGTGGGGCCGGCCACCACGGCCAAGCTCGCCCGCATCGGTGTCGCCACCATAGGGGACCTCGCCCGCTGTGACGCCGCCCTCGTGCGGCGCTGCCTGGGCAAGGTTGGAGGCGTGCTCCAGGGGTTCGCCCGCGGCATGGACGCCACCCCGGTGCGGCCGCTCGACCTTGCCAGCTGCGACGTGGACCGTGCGGTCAAGAGCGTGGGCAACGGCATCACCATGCCGTTCGACGTGGAGGATGCCACCTGCGCCCGTCAGGTGGTGTGGCTCATGGGCGAGTCGGTGGCCCAGCGGGTGCGTGCGCTCGGCCTCGAGGCACGTTGCGTGTCCGTCTCGGCGCGTGATGCCGCCACGCTCGCCCATCGCAGCCGCCAGTGCCGCCTCGCCCGGCCCAGCAACGTCACCTCCGAGCTCTGCGGCACCATGGCCCGTCTCATGGACGAGGGCTGGGATGTCGCCGACACGCCGGTGCGGGCCCTGTCCGTGCGGGCGAGCGGTCTCGTGCCGGCGCTCACGGGGCCGGTGCAGCTCGACCTCTGGGGGAGCGAGGAGGCCCGCCTCAAGGCTCAGGCGCTCGATGCCAGCATCGACGCCCTGCGCGCCCGCTTCGGCAACCATGCCGTGCGACGCGGCGTGGAGCTTGCCGACGAGCGTCTGGCAGGGCTCGACCCGGAGCGTGACAACACCACCCATCCCGTCTCGTTCTTCGCATGA
- a CDS encoding nitroreductase family protein: MPDQPEPHIIHNQVTDQLRARVSVRAFTDRPVDDTVRASVLDAGTQAPTAGDQQLYTIIDVHDQAEKDTLSRLCDNQPFIAHAPMVLILVADCHKWPATYEVAGACPRQPGVGDLMLAVEDAAIAAQNVVTAAWSYGLGSCYVGDVMERCDEMRDLLHLPEHTFPAVMLVLGYPTAQQQARPKPARAPMGAIVCRDAYREPDEAVCRELVSRRVPMGTTFEDWVSAFHERKYDSTFAREMTRSVGEYLEAFDAAGAEKV; this comes from the coding sequence ATGCCGGACCAACCCGAGCCCCATATCATCCATAACCAGGTCACGGACCAGCTCCGCGCCCGTGTGAGCGTCCGTGCGTTCACGGACCGTCCGGTGGACGACACCGTGCGCGCGAGCGTCCTCGACGCGGGCACGCAAGCCCCCACGGCGGGCGACCAGCAGCTCTACACCATCATCGACGTACACGACCAGGCCGAGAAGGACACCTTGTCCAGGCTCTGCGACAATCAACCCTTCATCGCACACGCGCCGATGGTGCTCATCCTCGTGGCCGACTGTCACAAGTGGCCAGCGACCTACGAGGTGGCCGGCGCGTGTCCGCGCCAGCCCGGCGTGGGCGACCTGATGCTTGCCGTGGAGGACGCGGCGATCGCCGCGCAGAACGTCGTCACGGCAGCGTGGTCGTATGGGCTGGGCTCCTGCTACGTCGGGGACGTTATGGAGCGCTGCGACGAGATGCGCGACCTGCTGCACCTGCCCGAGCATACGTTCCCGGCCGTGATGCTGGTGCTGGGGTATCCCACGGCCCAGCAGCAGGCACGGCCCAAGCCCGCACGCGCCCCGATGGGTGCGATCGTGTGCCGTGACGCCTATCGCGAGCCGGACGAGGCGGTGTGCCGCGAGCTCGTCTCGCGTCGTGTGCCGATGGGGACGACCTTCGAGGACTGGGTCTCGGCCTTCCACGAGCGCAAGTACGACTCGACCTTCGCGCGCGAGATGACGAGGTCTGTGGGGGAGTACCTGGAGGCGTTCGACGCGGCGGGTGCCGAGAAGGTATAG
- a CDS encoding type II toxin-antitoxin system Phd/YefM family antitoxin: MPLTASFTDVRRDLTTITNKVMEDHVSVTVFKHNKPAFKIVPIDEPEAVQSDYVKAAMEADDEYFDMFERLAK; this comes from the coding sequence ATGCCGCTCACCGCGAGCTTCACCGACGTCCGTCGTGACCTCACCACCATCACCAACAAGGTCATGGAGGACCATGTCTCCGTGACCGTCTTCAAGCACAACAAGCCCGCCTTCAAGATTGTCCCGATCGACGAGCCGGAAGCCGTCCAGAGCGACTACGTGAAGGCCGCGATGGAAGCCGATGACGAGTACTTCGATATGTTTGAAAGGCTTGCTAAATGA
- a CDS encoding ROK family protein, translating into MAELNASTRIGALEAGGTKMVLAVGKADGTVIEQESMPTTQPETVVPRMAEWFAAHDVEALGIGSFGPTGVNPSSPDYGFVLDTPKPGWAGYDFLGTMQGRLGIPVGYDIDVNVACLGELTYGCARGLDVVVYLTVGTGIGAGVAVNGELLHGMLHPEAGHILLQMDPSDPGECVCPFHDRCFEGLASGPSIEARWGAPAKELDGRDEVWNLEADYIAQALCDYVLCYSPQRIILGGGVMHQEQVFPLVREKLADYLAGYIKTPELEHMDTYVVPNSLHEKQGIMGCLELGRRALEG; encoded by the coding sequence ATGGCAGAGCTGAACGCATCCACACGCATCGGGGCACTCGAGGCCGGCGGCACCAAGATGGTGCTTGCGGTGGGCAAGGCCGATGGCACGGTCATCGAGCAGGAGTCCATGCCCACGACCCAGCCCGAGACGGTCGTCCCTCGCATGGCCGAGTGGTTCGCGGCCCATGACGTGGAGGCCCTGGGCATCGGCTCGTTCGGTCCCACCGGTGTGAACCCGTCGAGCCCTGACTATGGCTTCGTGCTCGACACCCCCAAGCCTGGCTGGGCTGGCTATGACTTCCTCGGCACCATGCAGGGACGCCTCGGGATCCCTGTGGGCTATGACATCGACGTCAACGTGGCCTGCCTGGGCGAGCTCACCTATGGCTGCGCCCGTGGGCTCGACGTGGTGGTCTACCTCACGGTCGGCACGGGCATCGGTGCCGGTGTGGCCGTGAACGGCGAGCTGCTCCACGGTATGCTCCACCCCGAGGCTGGCCATATCCTCCTGCAGATGGACCCGTCCGACCCGGGCGAGTGCGTCTGCCCCTTCCATGACCGCTGCTTCGAGGGCCTGGCGTCGGGCCCCTCCATCGAGGCCCGCTGGGGTGCCCCTGCCAAGGAGCTCGACGGTCGCGACGAGGTCTGGAACCTCGAGGCCGACTACATCGCCCAGGCGCTCTGCGACTACGTGCTCTGCTACTCTCCCCAGCGCATCATCCTGGGCGGTGGCGTCATGCACCAGGAGCAGGTGTTCCCCCTCGTGCGCGAGAAGCTCGCGGACTACCTTGCCGGCTATATCAAGACGCCCGAGCTCGAGCACATGGACACCTACGTCGTGCCCAACAGCCTGCACGAGAAGCAGGGCATCATGGGCTGCCTCGAGCTGGGTCGCCGCGCCCTCGAAGGGTAG
- a CDS encoding YxeA family protein, with amino-acid sequence MGIGKKVFVGVACVVVAMACAIVIPRVAAAAMSKSYYVQVSGQGIESEVPEAGECYYTYALTAADASGSTTQVEVQSMLGNGPFRDGAWLCVQVQQDGTVRSFSEVDKADVPAPALSALGA; translated from the coding sequence ATGGGAATCGGCAAGAAGGTATTCGTGGGGGTGGCCTGCGTGGTCGTGGCCATGGCGTGTGCCATCGTGATACCGCGCGTGGCGGCTGCCGCGATGTCCAAGTCCTACTACGTGCAGGTCTCGGGACAGGGGATCGAGAGCGAGGTGCCCGAGGCCGGCGAGTGCTACTACACCTATGCGCTCACCGCAGCCGATGCCAGCGGCTCGACCACGCAGGTCGAGGTCCAGTCGATGCTCGGCAACGGTCCCTTCAGGGACGGCGCCTGGCTCTGTGTCCAGGTGCAGCAGGACGGCACCGTGAGGAGCTTCTCGGAGGTCGACAAGGCTGACGTCCCCGCGCCTGCGCTGTCGGCGCTGGGGGCCTGA
- a CDS encoding macro domain-containing protein → MIEVWHGSVVDAQVDAIVNAANHTLLGGGGVDGAIHRAAGPALLEECRGLGGCETGDAKLTGAYGISQARHVIHAVGPVWSAASAAECASRLRGCYTRSCDLALAAGDASIAFPAISCGVYGYPFDDAFQVALAAVRPYAERLERIVLAMFLDREFQDAVAIARELGPVERMDARTVRLG, encoded by the coding sequence ATGATCGAGGTCTGGCATGGGTCGGTGGTGGACGCCCAGGTGGACGCCATCGTGAACGCTGCCAATCACACGCTGCTCGGGGGCGGCGGCGTCGACGGGGCCATCCACCGTGCGGCAGGTCCGGCGCTGCTCGAGGAGTGCCGCGGCCTGGGAGGATGCGAGACGGGCGATGCCAAGCTCACGGGTGCCTATGGCATCAGCCAGGCGCGGCACGTCATCCATGCGGTGGGCCCGGTGTGGTCTGCTGCGTCGGCTGCGGAATGTGCCTCTCGGCTGCGTGGGTGCTATACGCGTTCGTGCGACCTGGCGCTTGCGGCGGGCGACGCCTCGATCGCCTTCCCGGCCATATCATGCGGCGTCTATGGTTACCCGTTCGACGACGCGTTCCAGGTGGCGCTTGCGGCCGTGCGACCCTATGCCGAACGCCTCGAGCGTATCGTGCTGGCCATGTTCCTGGACCGAGAGTTCCAGGATGCCGTCGCCATCGCCCGCGAGCTGGGGCCGGTGGAGCGCATGGACGCGCGGACGGTCAGGCTGGGGTAG